A region of Lycium barbarum isolate Lr01 chromosome 3, ASM1917538v2, whole genome shotgun sequence DNA encodes the following proteins:
- the LOC132629816 gene encoding uncharacterized protein LOC132629816 has protein sequence MLSGFSRMRIQCSIDGKMFSSLPPLTPISLPSPKEIHLWYVIPNQVKGESLLNKYMEILSPCEIEKVMSFQRDELRKSALLARALVRTTIARYQINSSVTPKSLKFRNNVHGKPEVDWSCSYNWEPPSLHFNISHTSSLIACGVTINSPIGVDVEEKQRTTKHNILALARRYFSKHELEVLTAIRDPYIQNQEFIKLWTLKEAYVKALGKGFSGAPFKTFTIRATGEHFDLSQISSAEACEIVVDSLYNADDNTSNWQFMLLELAGSHYAAICTEKDVKSKGNWNNPMKLTVWNTIPFVEDARVSG, from the exons ATGCTTAGTGGATTTTCAAGAATGAGGATCCAATGTAGTATTGATGGGAAAATGTTCAGTTCTTTACCCCCTTTAACTCCTATTTCACTCCCATCTCCAAA GGAGATACATCTTTGGTATGTGATACCCAATCAGGTTAAGGGTGAATCCCTTTTGAACAAATATATGGAAATTCTATCACCATGTGAGATTGAAAAAGTTATGAGTTTTCAAAGAGATGAGTTGAGGAAAAGTGCTTTGCTTGCTCGTGCGCTTGTCAGAACTACCATTGCTAGAT ATCAGATAAATTCTTCAGTGACACCCAAATCCCTCAAGTTTAGGAATAATGTTCATGGGAAACCAGAG GTCGATTGGTCGTGCAGTTACAATTGGGAGCCGCCTTCTTTGCATTTCAACATCTCGCATACGTCATCTCTGATAGCCTGTGGTGTGACAATAAATTCTCCT ATTGGTGTGGATGTGGAGGAAAAACAAAGAACAACAAAGCACAACATATTGGCTTTAGCTAGAAGATACTTCTCCAAACATGAACTTGAAGTGTTGACTGCTATTAGAGATCCCTATATCCAGAACCAGGAGTTTATAAAGTTATGGACGCTAAAG GAGGCATATGTAAAAGCACTTGGGAAGGGTTTCTCGGGTGCACCTTTCAAGACATTTACTATTCGTGCTACCGGAGAACACTTTGATCTGTCTCAGATTTCAAGTGCTGAG GCATGTGAAATAGTTGTGGATTCTCTTTATAACGCCGATGACAATACAAGCAATTGGCAGTTCATGCTCCTGGAACTGGCTGGTTCTCATTATGCTGCCATTTGCACAGAAAAGGATGTCAAATCCAAAG GTAATTGGAATAATCCTATGAAGTTGACAGTGTGGAACACAATCCCATTTGTTGAAGACGCACGTGTTTCTGGCTAA